The following proteins are co-located in the Engraulis encrasicolus isolate BLACKSEA-1 chromosome 2, IST_EnEncr_1.0, whole genome shotgun sequence genome:
- the LOC134468741 gene encoding protein SCO1 homolog, mitochondrial, with product MRLAVAVSDRALKCLPQLFSPASYLKHYGTVCRYPCHALSRTLSVCTGIPLLRTHQPISSLKCRTLGCAFPNTRTYASRIPTPPSGDKKRGPVTWRSLAVTFAIGGTLLGAMKMFKKEKEESIERERTRSLGKPLLGGPFSLVDHNNKPCKSEDFFGQWILIYFGFTHCPDICPDEIEKMIEVVDEIGRIKSLPDLTPILITIDPDRDTAEAMSVYVKEFSPKLIGLTGATEQIDKVSRAYRVYYSQGPKDEDNDYIVDHTIIMYLVGPDGEFVEYYGQNKKSAEISSSVASHMRKERLKK from the exons ATGAGGCTAGCTGTGGCAGTGAGTGACCGGGCTCTGAAATGCTTACCACAATTATTTTCTCCAGCTTCTTATCTTAAACACTATGGAACAGTGTGTAGATACCCTTGTCATGCACTATCCAGAACTCTTTCTGTATGTACAGGCATTCCCCTTCTGAGAACACACCAACCG ATTTCATCATTGAAGTGCAGAACGTTAGGATGTGCGTTTCCAAACACAAGAACATACGCTTCAAGGATTCCAACGCCCCCTTCTGGTGACAAGAAGAGAGGG CCAGTGACGTGGAGGTCATTAGCAGTGACATTTGCTATTGGTGGGACTTTACTCGGTGCCATGAAGATGTtcaagaaggagaaggaagaat ccattgagagagagaggacaaggtcTTTAGGAAAACCGCTCCTCGGTGGACCTTTCTCCCTGGTTGACCACAACAACAAGCCGTGCAAAAGCGAAGACTTCTTTGGCCAGTGGATTCTCATCTACTTTGGTTTCACACACTGTCCAGACATCTGCCCGGATGAAATCGAGAAAATGATCGAGGTTGTGGATGAAATTG GGAGGATAAAGTCTCTTCCTGACCTGACGCCGATCCTCATCACAATCGATCCCGACAGAGACACTGCAGAGGCCATGTCCGTGTATGTGAAAG AATTCTCTCCAAAGCTCATTGGTTTAACGGGAGCTACTGAGCAAATTGATAAGGTGTCTCGAGCATACCGGGTATACTACAGCCAAGGACCTAAGGACGAAGACAACGACTACATA GTTGATCACACAATCATCATGTACTTGGTTGGTCCCGACGGGGAGTTTGTGGAGTATTACGGACAAAACAAGAAGAGTGCAGAGATTTCATCCTCTGTTGCGTCACACATGCGAAAGGAGCGCTTGAAGAAGTAG